The genome window CCCAGATTGTAGTCGTTGCCGGTCACCAGTACCGGACGCCCGGCGTACCAGCCCTCAGCACGGGGAATTCGTTTTTCCGCCAGCAGCTGCCGTGCCACCCGATCGTTGATGCCCTCAACACCCCAGGGCCCCTTGCGCAGGGCACACAGAATCTGGAAGTCGGAGAAGGCGGCCAGTACCTGACTGGCCAGTCTGTCCCAGTCCTCCCGTAGGCTGTCTGCACCGAGTTTATGGCTGTTCAACAGGTCGAGATAGTGCTGGTAGCCCACCGGTGGCGGCAGAGGCTTGTCATTGGCGCTGCGGCCCTGCCCCTGATGACGGAAGGCTTCCGGTGTGCCGGAGACGGCGTGGGAACAGATCAGCGCCAGGGTGTCTTCCTGGCGCGGTTTCGGAGACTGGCCATTAAGCCAGATGACATCCTCAAACTGACCTTCCCGACAGGCCTGCAGAATTCCGGAATCCAGCGTGTCGGTATTGACGGCCTCAGCCAATGTGCGAATGCCGCTTTCATCGCCAAAACGGTAACTCTTACGGAGCATGGCGACCGCCTGGTCCAGACGTTGTCCCTCGGCATCACAAAGGCTTTCGGGCAAGGAATGTCCTGTCATTTGTGCCAGCCAATCTGCCGTCTCTTGCGTGTAATGGGCGTCGGCTGCTCGCTGGCAAAGCTCGCCCAGTACCGCCCCGGCGTCCACCGAGGCGAGCTGGTCCTTGTCCCCCAGAAGAATGAGTTGGGCAGTGGCCGGCAACGCATCGAACACCGATGCCATCAGGTCTACGTCTACCATGGACGCCTCATCGATCACCAGAATATCCACCAGCAACGGATTATCCCGGTTGTGGCGGAAGCGACGGGTGTCGGGCCGGCTACCGAGCAGTCTGTGCAGGGTGGTCACCCGGGTAGGGATATCCTCAAGGGTGACGTTGCCCGGTAAGCGCTCCAGTGGCAGCCGGCTGACCGCGCCACCTATGGATTCATTCAGGCGGGCAGCGGCCTTGCCCGTAGGCGCGGCCAGCCGGATCCGGTATTTCCGCCCACCGCGCTGTCCGGATTCACCGGTCATGGCCTGGAGTGCGGCGAGCAGATTAACCACCGTGGTGGTCTTGCCAGTGCCCGGCCCGCCAGTGATCACCGCAAACCGGTTGCGGGCGGCCAGGGCGCAGGCAAGTTGCTGGTAATCCACCTCGGTATGGACGCCAAAGAGTACGTTCAGGGCCTGGCGTAGTGTCGCTGCTGCCTCGGATCCGGCATCTGTCAGCGGTGATGCCAACGCCAGTCGGGTTTGAATGCCGTCCGCAATTTGCTGCTCGTAACGCCAGAATCGACGCAGATAAAGTCGCGTTTCATTCAATACGAGTGGCGATGTAAGTGAGCCATCACTTACGGCCAGAGTATTGTTTAACAGGGCTAGACAATCGTCCAGACTGCTTCGGGCCAGGATTTCGTCCGGTTGCGGACAGGGTGTTTCGCCGGTTTCCTCCCGGCCTGCGGCGGGGGCCCCGTCGTCTGGCGGCAGGGACAGTGTGGTCCCGGCATCGTTCAGCAGGTTCGCCAGATCGATACACACATGGCCCCGGCCGACCTGGTGGGAAACCAGGGCGGCGAGCAGCACGACCAGGGGATGGGGTGCTTCACCCTGCTCTTCTGACAGCGTGCGGATCAGCCGGGCAAAGCCCACATCCAGCGGGCGGATCCATTCCATTTGCTGCCACTGCTCGAGCAGTGTGTCGATCCCGTCCAGGCTGCTCAGTAGCTGGCGCGTATCGGGTGTCTGTTCCGGCACCGGCAGGTCATTCGGTTCATTGCCCAGCTCCAGGGAGAACTGCTCGTCAGACTGTCGGGTTTTGCTCATGCCGCGGCCTCCCCTTGTCCGGACTGGCCATTGAACATGGCATCCAGTTCCTCGATCAGTTTCCTCGGCGGCTTGTCGGTAAAGGCCCCCGCCGTCGGCGCACGATAGCCGCGGAGGAACAGGTACACGGCGCCGCCAATGTGGGTGTCGTAGTCATAGTCGGGCAATCTCGACTTCAGCAGTCGATGCAGTGCCAGCAGGTAAAGCACGTATTGCAGGTCGTACCGCTTTTCCAGGATGGCCTCGCCCATGGCCTGATCAGTGTACGCGGTGTCGTTTTCACCCAGGGTATTGGATTTGTAGTCCAGCACGTAATATTGCCCGTTGTGTTCAAACACCAGATCAATAAAGCCTTTGAGCATGCCGTTGAAGCGACCTGCTTCCGCCTGTGGCCGGTCTGCCTGATTGAGCGTATGGCTTTTTACCAGTCTGTCCATGGCCCGGGTACTGACGTTGCAGCTCTCGAACCAGAACTCCAGTTCCGGCCGCAGGGTGGTGAGCTGGGCCAGGCTCACCCGCTCCGCGGTTTCCCGCTGCAGCGGCAGAGGCTGATCGAGCAACCCCAGCAGCCACTGTTCCAGTGGTTCCACCCAGTCGCTCCAGCCCCGGGTGCTACAACGGCGAACGAGATAGTCCCTTAACAGCGGCGGGTTATCCACAACCGTGCGGAAACCCTGTTGGGTACACCACTCCAGTACTTCATGCAGGAAGGTACCGGGCCCGGCGCCTTTCGGGAAATGATGGTGATCGTGGGCCGGGGTGAGTTCCGGGGGCGCTTCCTCGGTATCCTGGGCACTTTCCTCCAGCAGGTTCTGGGTTTCCGCGTCTTCCACTTCACCACTAAACACGATTCCGGTGCCCGCCATGCCGGTGTATTCAATGGCGGAGTAACTGGCAATCCACCAGTCTTCCCTCGCCTCGCGATTGGAGACCAGTGCCGGGCCCAGGGATTCCGGTGCCGGTTCGTCGTAGCGGATATCGGAAGGCTCGGGCAAGGGTGTCACCGAGATGGCAGGCTCGCCACTGGCCAGACGGCCGAGAGATTCCGCCAGCGCCTGCTGGCCGTCCCCGGAGCTGGTCATCAGGTAGCCGAG of Marinobacter sediminum contains these proteins:
- the recD gene encoding exodeoxyribonuclease V subunit alpha, with product MSKTRQSDEQFSLELGNEPNDLPVPEQTPDTRQLLSSLDGIDTLLEQWQQMEWIRPLDVGFARLIRTLSEEQGEAPHPLVVLLAALVSHQVGRGHVCIDLANLLNDAGTTLSLPPDDGAPAAGREETGETPCPQPDEILARSSLDDCLALLNNTLAVSDGSLTSPLVLNETRLYLRRFWRYEQQIADGIQTRLALASPLTDAGSEAAATLRQALNVLFGVHTEVDYQQLACALAARNRFAVITGGPGTGKTTTVVNLLAALQAMTGESGQRGGRKYRIRLAAPTGKAAARLNESIGGAVSRLPLERLPGNVTLEDIPTRVTTLHRLLGSRPDTRRFRHNRDNPLLVDILVIDEASMVDVDLMASVFDALPATAQLILLGDKDQLASVDAGAVLGELCQRAADAHYTQETADWLAQMTGHSLPESLCDAEGQRLDQAVAMLRKSYRFGDESGIRTLAEAVNTDTLDSGILQACREGQFEDVIWLNGQSPKPRQEDTLALICSHAVSGTPEAFRHQGQGRSANDKPLPPPVGYQHYLDLLNSHKLGADSLREDWDRLASQVLAAFSDFQILCALRKGPWGVEGINDRVARQLLAEKRIPRAEGWYAGRPVLVTGNDYNLGLMNGDIGITLSVPWDLNDQGDPKDTLRVAFPAADGTDGIRWISPSRLQQLETVYAMTVHKSQGSEFNHTCLVLPDRLSPVMTRELVYTGITRARNWFSLITGDASVFRDSVHQQVLRASGLAQRLSQP